CGCTTTATCTTCTCCTCGTTGAAGCGCCATTTTACCTCGGGGAACTGGCGGTAGGTTCCGGAGCTTGAGCACGGTGCATCGAGGATTATCTTATCGAACTTCTCCCTGTCCTTGAAGCTCTGGCCGTCCGCGTGAACCAGCTTGACGTTTTTAATGCCGAGAAGTTTCATCTTTTCCCTCATGCGCATGAGCCTGTCGTAAGAGTAATCCACCGCCACTATCTCACCGCGGTTCTCCATCAGAGCAGCAGCGTGAAAGGTCTTGCTCCCCGGCGCGGCCGCCAGGTCGAGGACCCTCTCACCAGGCTCCGGGGCCAGAACGTGGGCGACGTAAGCGCTCGCCAGATCCTGAATCACGAACTTCCCTTCCCTGTACCAGTCGAGCCTCGTTACGGGCGTTTTGTAGTCGAGAACCTTCAGGACATCGGGGACGGGGGTTCTTGCCGTCCTTACCCCGTTCTCCTCAAGATAATCGCGGAGGGAATCGACGTCCGTTTTCAGCGTGTTGGCCCGGACGTAATAGCGTTGCGGCCTGTTGTTGCTTAGGAGCAGGCGAACGGCTTCATCGTAGCCGAGGAGGTCTATCACGTACTCAACGTACCAGCGCGGGTGGGAGAAGCGGACGGAGAGCCACTCGATTCTGTCACGCTCCTTGAGCTTCTTGAGCGCCTTATCAACGTCGAACCTCTCTATCGAGTGCATGAGCGCGTTGACGAACTTTGCCCTGCTGAAGTCAAAGCGCTCCTTGACGACGCGGATTATCGAGTCTGTAGCTATTGCCGGCGGAACCCTTCTGAAGTGTATCTCAAAGGTTCCTATGCGGAGGAGATTAGCCAGGTAAGGGTCGAGATCTTCGACCTTTGAGCCTTTAAGCACAGAATTGATTATGAAGTCTATTTTAGCGCGCCACTTCTCTATCTCGAAGACGTAGGCGTGGGCCAATCCGCGGGCCTTGTCCCTGTCCCTGCCAGCTACCCGCTTAAAGACCCTCTCGAGGGCGTGCTTCGACGACAGCTCGCGCTCCTCAACCAGGCTTAAAGCGTCGGCCACAACTTCCTGAAAGCTCACCCTGTAAAACAGCTCCATGGACGGGGCTCTGAGCGGGAGTTTAAAAAGGTGGTGGTGTGTTTCTACTTTGTTCGCCGAAATACTTATTACCTTGGAACGTGGGATTAACGTGGTGGAGTCAATGAAGCTGAGCAGTGTGGTGGCCCTTGCGGTGTTGCTGATAGTCCTGGTTTCGGCCCTCCATCTCCACGTCCAGAGAGAGCGTTTGGACGCCTTTATTGAGGGGCAGAGGGACTGTGAAGGATCTTGGATCCATCTCGTCACCTTCTCCACGATGGTTGATATCCAGTTCCACTCCAAGAACGCAATAGAGGCGCTCAACTCGAATTCCACTGCCGTGTTTAACCTTT
The window above is part of the Thermococcus sp. JdF3 genome. Proteins encoded here:
- a CDS encoding RsmB/NOP family class I SAM-dependent RNA methyltransferase, with the translated sequence MELFYRVSFQEVVADALSLVEERELSSKHALERVFKRVAGRDRDKARGLAHAYVFEIEKWRAKIDFIINSVLKGSKVEDLDPYLANLLRIGTFEIHFRRVPPAIATDSIIRVVKERFDFSRAKFVNALMHSIERFDVDKALKKLKERDRIEWLSVRFSHPRWYVEYVIDLLGYDEAVRLLLSNNRPQRYYVRANTLKTDVDSLRDYLEENGVRTARTPVPDVLKVLDYKTPVTRLDWYREGKFVIQDLASAYVAHVLAPEPGERVLDLAAAPGSKTFHAAALMENRGEIVAVDYSYDRLMRMREKMKLLGIKNVKLVHADGQSFKDREKFDKIILDAPCSSSGTYRQFPEVKWRFNEEKIKRIISVQRNMLRNAYENLRDGGEMTYSTCSIRVDEDEENVLFAINRAGLELVPYDFSWGDRGFLEVGEKVFRAWTHRHDCNSFFIAKMRKG